TGAAAAGGTTGTTTTTCCGGAGTTGGAATAACACCGTGTAATAAGACAAGCCCCAAAATAGCCAATATAATTGAAAGATAAAATATACCGGACAACCCAAAATGTTGACTAACAATAGGGCTTATAATCATTGCCAAGCTAAACGATATCCCAATTGTAGCCCCAATAACGGCCATTGCTTTAGTACGGTCTCTATCCGGGGTTAAATCAGACAATAATGCAATTAAAACGCCACCTATCGCTCCCATACCTTGAAGAATACGAGCAGCAATCATTCCATATATAGAGGTAGTGAAGGCACCTAGCAAACTTCCGATAGTAAAAAATAATAATCCAATAGTTATAATTTTTTTTCGTCCCCAGCGATCGGACAACATCCCGAAGGGAATTTGCAATAAACCCTGACTAAGACCGTACCCACCTAAAGCTATTCCAATTAAAGCAGGCGTTGCATAAGATAATTTATTAGCATAGATAGTAAAAATAGGAATGAGCATAAATAATCCCAGCATGCGAAAAGAAAAAATCGCTGCAATGGGCAATACACTATTCTGCCAACTGTGTTTCATCGCTATTTCAATCAAAAAAGAATGGACAGATGTTACACAGTTAGCACGACTGAGACAAGGTTCTTAGGTTATATACCCAAGATACTTCAAAATGCTAGGTTTTGGACAATTCTATTTTGGTGTCTGGGAAATTAAAAAAGAGAAGTAATAGCCACCCCTATTGGGAGTTTTTTTTGGTTTCTCGAGGCGCAAAAAGCGACCGATCAAAAATAGTTTTTTGGAGTATCTTGGGTATATATACGCATTACCTTTTATTTTGGTTATAATCTTTCCTTATTTTCGTACGACGGAGACATACATGGCACGCGGGATAAATAAAGTAATTTTAATCGGCAACGTAGGTACAGACCCTGAAGTTCGTTACCTACCTAATGGCAACGCAGTAGCTACGCTTTCCGTTGCTACCAGTGAAACCTGGAAAGATAAGCAAACAGGAGATAAACAAGAACGCACTGAATGGCATCGCGTCGTCTGTTTTAACCGTTTAGGCGAAATTGCGGGAGAATATATACGAAAAGGAACCAAGCTTTATGTAGAAGGAAGCTTACGGACTCGCAAATGGCAAGATCAACAAGGCCAGGATCGCTATACTACAGAAATCGTAGCGGCAGATATTCAAATGTTAGACAGTAAAGGAGGGCCCTCTAGCAATAACTTTAATGAAGCCCCTCCTGCTCACGCAACTAGCGGAAAGCAATCCACTCCAGCACCTGCCCACGAAGCTTTTGAAGACCTAGACGACGACATTCCTTTTTAAAAAGCACCTCTTTTATTTTTGTTAATTATATTGCTATAACCCGCTAAAAAGCGGGTTTTTTTATTTAATAATATTGTTAAGTTTTAATTTACATATTATTTATTTCGTCTACATGATAATTCGCTTTCATTAGATCGACCATTAAAAGAAATTGCA
Above is a window of Legionella adelaidensis DNA encoding:
- the ssb gene encoding single-stranded DNA-binding protein; the protein is MARGINKVILIGNVGTDPEVRYLPNGNAVATLSVATSETWKDKQTGDKQERTEWHRVVCFNRLGEIAGEYIRKGTKLYVEGSLRTRKWQDQQGQDRYTTEIVAADIQMLDSKGGPSSNNFNEAPPAHATSGKQSTPAPAHEAFEDLDDDIPF